A segment of the bacterium genome:
TGGGTCTTCATGGACTTGAGGGTGTTCCGGTCCCCCTCATAGAGCATGATCTGGTTGAAGTTCACGCCCGCGTCCACGTACATGGCCGGGTCCTGTCCGTGCTGGTGCCCCATTTCCCATCCCAGGGTGAAGGTGAAGACGGGTTTGGAGACCTTGGCTTCCTCCAGGATGCCTTTGAGGGTCAGGGCCACCTTATGGGCCCGCCACCATTGGAAGAGCGTGTTCACTTCCTTGCCGATCTTGTGCTTCTTCCCCGATTCCACCGTTTCCGCCAGCCAATGGATGCGCTCGTCCCGGGACATCTTGGCGAACTCGTTCGGCACGGGGACGTCCAGGTCGTTCACGAACTCGTCCACCAACTCATAGCCTGCATCGCCGGTGCGGACATAGTCCAGGCCGATCATGTCGATGTCCGGGTCCTGGTCCAGTTCCTGGAGGAATTGGACGACATCATGGTGCCGGTGCTCATCCTGGAGGGAGATGAACCGGGTGGGGGCCACTTCCCCGGTCTCGCGGTCATAGCCGAGCGAGAATTGGTAGGGCGCCTGGGCCCAGGCATCGCCCACCACCTTGAAGGTGGTCATGTAACCGGCGAACTTGAGCCCCGCCTGGTGGCAGAGCTTGGCGTATTTCTTCCCCACTTCCATGTCGCCGCGGCTGAAGGGGAAATCCCGCGCGATCATGTGGTCCCAGATCGAGGTCTGGCCCATCAGGTAGCAATAGATGTTGGCCCCCATGAACTTGGCCCATTCGACGGCGTTGGCCGCCCGCAGGGAATCGCTCCCATCCAGGGCCGGGACCGCCCCGCCCACCAGCTGTTTCCCGCCCTCCATGGTGAGGGCGGCGTAGCCGGGATAGAGGCCCGAGGGCTTCAAGGGCGAGATGGTGAAGGCCGACTGGAAGACCTTGGGCGACTTCCAGCGGGGGCTATGGACGGTCACCTCCGCTACATAGGTGCCGGGGATGGGGTTGAAGGGAATGGGCCAATTCCCATGGAACCGGCGCTGGTCGTTGTCCTTCTTGAGGGGCATGACGGTCCTGTCCTGGACCCAGGTGACCGGTTCCCCGTTCCGGGTCACCTGGACCGAGGCCTGCATCTCGCTGAAGGCCTCCTTTTCCTGGTCGCTGATCTTCACCTCGACGGGGACCATCTCGTAGCGTTTGTAGTCGCGGGCGGGCATGACGGCGATGACATCCGGGACCAGCTGGGTCTCCAGGGGGATCAGCACCCCGAGCCTCTTGGCATCGGGCGAGAAGGTGGCCGCGGCCCAATAGCCCCCGCCAACGAGGATGGCCAGGATCACCGCCCAACGAAGGTCGCGGAAAAGGGCCTTGCGCGAGGGAGAAAGCGGCAGTGGGACGGGGGGCGGGGGCGCCGAGGGCCGGGCCGACGGGACTTCCTCCGCCGGGACCGACGGAGTTAATTCCTGGACAGGGACTTCGGCCGGGATGGGCGGCTGGACAGGGGCCGGTGCCACGGCAAGGACGGGTTCGGGCTCCGGGGGAGCCTGGAGTTGTTCCAGGACCACCGGCGCTTCTTCCGGTTCCCTTTCGGGGGGGATCGAACGCTGGACCACCTCCGGCGTCGGCGCTTCCAGGGGCTCCTGAACAACCTCTTCCTGGACCGGGCTTGGGGCTTCCTGTACCGTCGCCTCGGACCATTGGGTCTTCATGACGGGGGCCGGCGGTTCGGCAGGCACGAAGGATCTTTCTTCCTCCGCTTCGACCACGAAGGCCTGGGTCTCCTCCTCGATGACCGATTCGACCCTTTCGGTCAGCACTTCCTCCTCGATGGCCTGCAGGAATTGGGCGGCCTTCGAGGCCGGGCGGTTCCCCTCGTCCGTGGCGGGACCCTGGGACTGGTCCCGGGTCCGGGCGATGGCCTGCTCCATCCATTGGAAGGTCTTTTGGCCGGCTTCCACTCCATCACGGGCCGCCTTGCCCAATTGGGTCGCCGTTTCCGCCCCCACCTGGCCCACCACTTCGCGGGTCTTTCGGGTGGCGTCGCTGCCGGCCCGGAGGGCCCGTCCCAGACCCCGGCCGGCCCCTACCGCTCCCTGGGCCGCCGAACGTCCCAGGAACGAAACGAGGGACCAGGCCAGGCCGAAGGCCGCTCCGAACTGCTGCCCCACCGCCACCATGAGCCCGGCGGTGCGGTCCTTGAAATAACGGAAATTATCCGAGACGTCCTGGGGTTTGGGGGGCGCGATCGGCGCGGCGACGCGGAAGGGGGTCTCCCCGGCCAGCGCGGCCTCCTCCGGCGTCTCCGGCAGGACGGGCTTCTCCCGGGTCAACCGCACCACCGTTTCGGTGTGGTAGGTCTGGGGGAACATGTCGAGCGGTTGGGCCCAATCGACCAGGTAGCCGTGCTTGGAAAGGAGCGCCAGGTCCCGGGCCAGGGTGGAAGGGTCGCAGGACACATAGACGATCCGCTCCGGATGGAGCGAGGTCACCCGCGCCAGCACCTCGGGCAAGACCCCCTTTCGGGGCGGGTCCAGCAGGACCGCGTCCACGCGGTTCATCCCCTTCTCC
Coding sequences within it:
- the rlmD gene encoding 23S rRNA (uracil(1939)-C(5))-methyltransferase RlmD; the encoded protein is MNTTHPTPPVRHGEEIEIDVASLAFGGDSVGRFKDFAVFIPGGLPGERVRLKIVQVKDHYAVGEILQVLRHSPDRVQPPCPIFQECGGCQWQHFSYPRQLQTKRQFVVDAFQRIGKMGDVTVQPCLPSPSPYAYRNKAMPVLSMRDGHFITGIYEPRSHHLVPYTTCAIQADGINQFLQKVTAKIDQSGLTPYQEKKHSGFLRHLTVRQGQKTGEFLLAFVTRTEDPEERVQKPTLLPEPLEGILPRLARELMEETPGLVGVLQNINPSRTNIVFGPTTRVLAGRDHYFEVIDDLKLKVSLRSFLQVNTAQADILHTVVREALGAPTGKKRWGTILDLYSGIGTLAMAVSPLADYVVGIEEIGPAVEDAKENAKLNQRANIDFLEGDVAPILLGLREKGMNRVDAVLLDPPRKGVLPEVLARVTSLHPERIVYVSCDPSTLARDLALLSKHGYLVDWAQPLDMFPQTYHTETVVRLTREKPVLPETPEEAALAGETPFRVAAPIAPPKPQDVSDNFRYFKDRTAGLMVAVGQQFGAAFGLAWSLVSFLGRSAAQGAVGAGRGLGRALRAGSDATRKTREVVGQVGAETATQLGKAARDGVEAGQKTFQWMEQAIARTRDQSQGPATDEGNRPASKAAQFLQAIEEEVLTERVESVIEEETQAFVVEAEEERSFVPAEPPAPVMKTQWSEATVQEAPSPVQEEVVQEPLEAPTPEVVQRSIPPEREPEEAPVVLEQLQAPPEPEPVLAVAPAPVQPPIPAEVPVQELTPSVPAEEVPSARPSAPPPPVPLPLSPSRKALFRDLRWAVILAILVGGGYWAAATFSPDAKRLGVLIPLETQLVPDVIAVMPARDYKRYEMVPVEVKISDQEKEAFSEMQASVQVTRNGEPVTWVQDRTVMPLKKDNDQRRFHGNWPIPFNPIPGTYVAEVTVHSPRWKSPKVFQSAFTISPLKPSGLYPGYAALTMEGGKQLVGGAVPALDGSDSLRAANAVEWAKFMGANIYCYLMGQTSIWDHMIARDFPFSRGDMEVGKKYAKLCHQAGLKFAGYMTTFKVVGDAWAQAPYQFSLGYDRETGEVAPTRFISLQDEHRHHDVVQFLQELDQDPDIDMIGLDYVRTGDAGYELVDEFVNDLDVPVPNEFAKMSRDERIHWLAETVESGKKHKIGKEVNTLFQWWRAHKVALTLKGILEEAKVSKPVFTFTLGWEMGHQHGQDPAMYVDAGVNFNQIMLYEGDRNTLKSMKTQWPQYLARCNGEYAPGEMVDFNWVQKSLDPPGPEELYDREVGVFQDWFTVNSSLGMFWHDLYRIVYGVRGPYSSMEWAVAGGKAFSTMQRMEGLVPIDMTLVAPERAPGGVPIPLSVEIRNQSNEAIKGVVLHQVDTSKNYYTDLATVGPFDLPSGHMVRVKNLFANLPKTEDPARDDRYMAAVLLEKPGQAMRVFDFAYMKKVPAGKTAPFTDTTDGGKPE